A window of Fusarium fujikuroi IMI 58289 draft genome, chromosome FFUJ_chr10 genomic DNA:
ATCCTTAGGTGCAGCATCGAGGTAAGCTGGGTTACCTCGCGGTTCGACGAGCGAGACATAAGCGAGCTTGTAGCCTGCTttcttgagctcgttgaAGATGTAGCCATATTGCTCCCAGGTATTGGTGGTAAATGCGGCTTGGAATGTTGCAAAGGGACTTAGACGGAGGGCGGTTCGCTCAGCGCCGATTTCTTCCACGGTGGCCTTGATGACTTCGAGGAGAAAGCGGGCGCGGTTCTCAACGGAGCCCCCCCACTTGTCGGTTCTGTTGTTGATATTTTCGCTGATGAACTGGTCGATCAGATATCTGCGGTAGACTCTGTTATTAACCGGGTTCATACAGCCAGAATGTCACTTCTTACCCATGAGCACCGTGAatctcaactccatcaccaccagcatcaacCACATTCCTAGCAGCCTGTCTAAACTCTCCAATCTTCTGCCagatctcctcctccgtcAACGCCTCAGGCTTTCCATTCTTGCCCTCCATCTGAACCGCACTACTCGATGAGTACTTATaccctctcttcttcaaataATCCGGATCACCCGCCCTTCCAAGATCCCAAATCTGCTGAAACATGTAACTCCCCTTGGCATGTACAGCGTCGTAGATCATTCTCCAGCCCTCGATTTGCTCTGGGGAAGTGATACCTGGTAGGTTGGGGGCTGCTTCGCCTGTTTTGGAAATGCCGGTTGCTTCACTGATGACGAGAGTTCCAGGGGTTGAAGCGCGGTCAGCGTAGTATTTTATCATGAGGTCGAGGGGGAGATGCTCATCGTCGTTACGGAAGCGTGTTAGAGGAGCGAGGGCGACGCGATGGGAGAGAGTGGCGTTTCCCAGTTTGAGGGGCTGCCAGAGTTTTGATTCGGTTGACATAATGGGTATTAATTGAGATGAAGAGTATTATCGCTTGATAGTTACTTGGTCGAAAGTGATGCTAAATGATTTGTGATTGTATTGTGATGATAGACTCTAAAATTGAGAGGCACATTGTCTTTAAATACATTTTTAATGGCAGGCAATGATGCTTCACCGTGCTCTGGATTATCAAGCGAAGATGGTGCAAAGTAGCATTCGGAGCAATAGTTGAGACGCTTAGAAACTCAAAGGCCCATACGAACTCCATGGAGCCCTCGGCAATTCCAGAGTGAACCCTCTTAATACAGCGTGAAATACGACTGGCAAGCATGTCCACGGCACTTGAAACAGCACGCCGCCGTGGAGCCCACGGTGACCAAATCACTAATTCTGCAGTTAATCACCTCATAATTCAACGTGTGATACGGCTAGGAATGCTTGATAATCAGGGCCATTGGGAACATTTTTGGGGGAAGAAATCGGAGAATTACTCCATGCCCCCCACGTCATCTTCCTTACGAGAGGTGACCCTACGAGCCGACCAATTGGATTCGAGACTCAGTGTTAAATGATTTGAAATCCCCCAGCGTTCTACGTGGTGATTGGCTACGACGGCCAAAATTCAACCGAGCTGCTAAGCCCTACGAGCATTAATAATGTTAGCATTTGCAAAACACGCCAGGAACAAGAATGACGGTGAATAATCTCGCGATTAATAACTATGTAACCGTATTCAATTTTCCCAATTCCATCTGCCATCTTAAACCCCCATATACCCCCGATCTCCGTCTACCGCCTTCAAGCCCTGTTCTTATGGTAGCACAAAACCCAACCAAACTCCACAGGGTTGGTACTGATTAGCGCTGGCTTCTCGTGACTAAACTCAGTGCTTCCCAGCTGAACGccatatttatctttataccGCTGACAAACAACATCGCTGAGTTTTGGTGATTCAATATCGGGGATGTTGACGTTGAGACTCTCGAGACGCAGCTCGGTGACTTGGTAGTTGAGAGTGGTGAGTTGCGCAAGGGGGATTCTGACGGGTTGACGGCTGTGGTCCGCCGAGTTGACGATCATGATGACTGCGTTGGCGGTAGGGGCTTGACGCGCTGTTGGTTGGGATGCTACTGTTGAGGCGAGCGCGATGGCGCTGGTGAGGAGGGTTGTGAAATGCATGGTGATAATATGATCCTGATGCTCTATGTTGTGTTGAGATGTAGATGCACTGACATCAAAATCACCAGGCTAGATGTTCTAAGACGATGcttttatgcctttattGATTCTCCTGTTGGCATACGTCAACCCTCTAATAATAGCATCGCGCCTCAAATACCCAAGTCCCGTCTCGGCCCCCATGTCGTGTGATGCACATGTCAGCACTTGCAAAATTTACGAGCCTTCTTGGCCCTGTCCTACGGATGTCGATCACTGTCTTATTTTTTTCTCCGTGACCACTCAGAGGTCAGTATCTGAGACAAGTGAGCCGTCGATCATGAGAGGATTCTGTCTTGGACATATATCACGATATGGTTGGGTGGAGAGACAATCTCGAGATTAATGCCATCTCGTATTCATTTATAGATGATATAATATTTTGGACGTCGTGATTTGCACGTGTCATATAGAGCGCTGCATATGCCTAGATGTGACAAGcggagagaggagagaacTTCGGTAATGTCCTAGCTGGGCTATGTAGATTCGTATTGAGGCTTGATTGTACAACATGTGCACTTGGCATTTGATACTTACAGTCGTAGGCTGCCTCCATGAGACTCACAGCTCATCTTTGAAAGGTCCTATGAGCGCATCATCTGcctttcttcgtcttcaacCCATCTCACGCTGACGCCAAGATCCAAT
This region includes:
- a CDS encoding probable NADPH2 dehydrogenase chain OYE2, giving the protein MSTESKLWQPLKLGNATLSHRVALAPLTRFRNDDEHLPLDLMIKYYADRASTPGTLVISEATGISKTGEAAPNLPGITSPEQIEGWRMIYDAVHAKGSYMFQQIWDLGRAGDPDYLKKRGYKYSSSSAVQMEGKNGKPEALTEEEIWQKIGEFRQAARNVVDAGGDGVEIHGAHGYLIDQFISENINNRTDKWGGSVENRARFLLEVIKATVEEIGAERTALRLSPFATFQAAFTTNTWEQYGYIFNELKKAGYKLAYVSLVEPRGNPAYLDAAPKDLGSDKVNPFGDKKQSLEYFLEMWDNQSPVIVGGGYIPENVYDAVDGSYKKWDVIVAFGRWFISNPDLVFRLKYGVALTPYQRDTFYAPKTDQGYNDYTFSQRYLEATKAQTKYQELAAIEQAVEA